The following are from one region of the bacterium genome:
- a CDS encoding branched-chain amino acid ABC transporter permease: MDFASNLFSAGTLSQILVGLSRTTILFIVSSGMSLILGVLRIPNVAHGSLYMIGAFAAWSVIQFLGGGLFAFLAAMLVAPLIVAAVGFVLERGFFSYLYEREHLMLLLLTFAFMLILGDLVKIVWGPEYRSVTVPAFFQGSAEIFGLPLPWYNLFLLVVGPCIAVLLWLVINRTNLGKIARAAAVDGEMVGAVGVNVGWVFAFTFVLGSFLAGLGGALIAPMVNISLGMDHSLIMETFLIVIIGGLGNMWGALLGSLIFGLSQSLGILVWPQFGIAFPYLAVVAVLVVRPRGLLRSTW, encoded by the coding sequence ATGGATTTCGCGTCGAACCTTTTTTCCGCCGGGACGCTGTCACAGATCCTCGTGGGGCTCAGCCGGACGACGATCCTGTTCATCGTGTCGTCCGGCATGAGCCTCATCCTCGGCGTCCTCCGGATCCCGAACGTGGCGCACGGATCGCTGTACATGATCGGCGCCTTCGCCGCCTGGTCGGTGATCCAGTTCCTCGGGGGCGGCCTGTTCGCCTTCCTCGCGGCGATGCTCGTCGCCCCGCTGATCGTCGCGGCGGTCGGATTCGTCCTGGAACGGGGGTTCTTCTCCTACCTCTATGAGCGGGAGCACCTGATGCTCCTGCTTCTCACCTTCGCCTTCATGCTCATCCTCGGCGACCTGGTGAAGATCGTCTGGGGACCGGAATACCGTTCGGTCACCGTGCCGGCCTTCTTCCAGGGATCCGCGGAGATCTTCGGGCTGCCGCTCCCCTGGTACAACTTGTTCCTCCTGGTCGTCGGACCGTGCATCGCGGTCCTCCTCTGGCTCGTCATCAACAGGACGAACCTGGGGAAGATCGCCCGCGCGGCCGCGGTCGACGGCGAGATGGTGGGCGCCGTCGGGGTCAACGTGGGATGGGTCTTCGCGTTCACCTTCGTGCTCGGCTCCTTTCTCGCCGGCCTGGGGGGCGCGCTCATCGCCCCGATGGTCAACATCTCGCTCGGCATGGACCATTCGCTGATCATGGAGACGTTCCTCATCGTCATCATCGGCGGTCTCGGGAACATGTGGGGAGCGCTCCTCGGCTCGCTCATCTTCGGGCTGAGCCAGTCGCTCGGCATCCTCGTCTGGCCCCAGTTCGGGATCGCGTTCCCCTATCTCGCCGTCGTCGCCGTCCTCGTCGTCCGGCCGAGAGGGCTCTTGAGATCGACGTGGTGA